In one Nostoc sp. KVJ3 genomic region, the following are encoded:
- a CDS encoding aldo/keto reductase encodes MVTEDTLRYTTIPLTHGSGAMPALGFGTLIPDPLATKEATKAALEAGFRHLDCAERYRNEAVVGEAMQEVFKAAGIQREDVFVTTKLWNNNHRPERVQPVFEASLRRLQIDYIDCYLIHTPFAFQPGDEQEPRDDRGQIIYDPGVTLVETWHAMERLVDGGRCKSIGLSDIGLERLKEIVAVARIKPAVVQVESHPYLPEWDLLEFCQQQGIILLAFAALGHAMEPKVTEDPIIAAVAQLVHRTPEQVVLA; translated from the coding sequence ATGGTTACCGAAGACACGCTTCGCTATACGACAATACCTCTCACTCATGGATCTGGCGCCATGCCGGCGCTCGGGTTTGGAACACTCATCCCCGATCCTCTCGCGACCAAGGAAGCAACCAAGGCTGCATTGGAAGCGGGATTTCGGCATCTCGATTGCGCGGAGCGATACCGCAACGAAGCCGTCGTCGGCGAGGCGATGCAAGAGGTGTTCAAGGCAGCGGGAATCCAGCGGGAGGACGTTTTCGTCACCACAAAGTTATGGAACAACAACCATCGTCCAGAGCGGGTCCAGCCTGTGTTCGAGGCAAGTCTCCGGCGACTACAAATCGACTATATCGATTGCTATCTTATCCATACCCCGTTTGCTTTTCAGCCGGGCGATGAACAAGAACCGAGGGACGATCGTGGCCAGATCATCTACGATCCTGGTGTCACGTTGGTGGAGACATGGCACGCGATGGAGCGCCTGGTGGATGGCGGTCGGTGTAAATCGATAGGTTTATCGGATATCGGTTTGGAGCGGCTGAAAGAGATCGTTGCCGTGGCGCGAATTAAGCCTGCCGTGGTGCAGGTTGAATCCCATCCGTATCTCCCCGAGTGGGATCTCCTCGAGTTTTGCCAGCAACAGGGTATTATCCTACTCGCATTTGCCGCACTGGGTCATGCGATGGAGCCAAAAGTTACGGAAGACCCGATAATCGCGGCCGTTGCACAGCTCGTCCACCGGACCCCAGAGCAAGTCGTGCTGGCCTAG
- a CDS encoding NIPSNAP family protein, producing the protein MTQLDKGMIYELRIYQSMPGRLPALVSRFQNHTLRIWEKHGIRQAGFWTTLIGESNQQLTYMLAWDSMAEREERWSAFLTDPEWIAISKESEKDGPLVQNISNKLLAPTAFSSVK; encoded by the coding sequence ATGACTCAACTCGATAAAGGAATGATCTACGAATTACGCATTTATCAGTCCATGCCCGGACGACTACCAGCACTGGTTTCGCGCTTTCAGAACCACACGTTGCGGATTTGGGAAAAGCATGGCATCCGCCAGGCTGGATTCTGGACAACGCTAATCGGCGAGAGCAATCAGCAGCTCACCTATATGCTTGCCTGGGACAGCATGGCTGAGCGAGAGGAGCGCTGGAGTGCATTCCTCACCGACCCCGAATGGATCGCGATCAGCAAGGAGAGTGAGAAGGACGGTCCACTCGTGCAGAACATCAGCAACAAGTTGCTGGCACCGACCGCCTTTTCCTCGGTGAAGTGA
- a CDS encoding SDR family NAD(P)-dependent oxidoreductase — protein MGIEQKVAVITGASQGIGAALVKAYRDRNYRVVAISRSIQPSDDDAILAVSGDIADRKTAERAIIEGVTRFGRIDTLINNAGIFIAKPFTQYTEADYEVYLGTNITGFFHMTQVAIAEMEKQGSGHIVQISTSLVDNPIAGVPSVLASLTKGGLNAATKSLAIEYAKRGIRVNAIALGNMKTPMHPVETYALLAAMHPIGRMGEISDIVDAILYLESANFVTGEILHVDGGQSAGH, from the coding sequence ATGGGCATCGAACAGAAAGTCGCTGTGATTACCGGCGCATCGCAAGGCATCGGCGCAGCTCTTGTCAAGGCGTACCGCGATCGCAACTATCGAGTGGTCGCTATCTCACGCTCAATTCAGCCATCGGATGATGATGCAATCCTCGCAGTATCAGGCGACATCGCCGATCGAAAAACTGCCGAGCGTGCGATCATCGAAGGCGTGACCCGATTTGGGCGTATTGACACGCTGATCAACAATGCTGGTATCTTCATCGCCAAGCCATTTACTCAATACACCGAGGCAGACTACGAGGTATATCTGGGCACTAACATCACTGGCTTCTTTCACATGACGCAAGTGGCGATCGCAGAAATGGAGAAGCAGGGCAGCGGTCATATCGTGCAGATTTCGACGAGCCTGGTTGACAACCCCATCGCTGGCGTACCGTCTGTACTCGCGTCGCTGACGAAGGGCGGACTAAATGCTGCGACCAAATCGCTGGCGATCGAGTATGCCAAGCGTGGTATCCGGGTGAACGCGATCGCGCTGGGTAACATGAAGACGCCAATGCACCCTGTCGAGACCTATGCACTGCTCGCTGCCATGCACCCGATCGGTCGTATGGGCGAAATCTCTGACATCGTCGATGCAATCCTCTACCTGGAATCAGCCAACTTTGTCACGGGCGAAATCCTTCATGTCGATGGTGGTCAAAGTGCGGGTCACTAA
- a CDS encoding alpha/beta fold hydrolase — MQRKLFKTSDGVEMSYISTGEGKPIVMLHGWSQSAEQFKDQIPAFAEHYHTIAVDLRGHGESEKVSFGYRISRLSKDIQELIGALQLEKPHLLGHSMGCAIIWSYLDLFGLDEIDRLVLVDQSPLGTLRTHWNAQEIAESGAVFTAEQLNAAVHTLENGNAEELTRNILTSMVTPAMSTEQFEWIVECNQRLPRAIAATLLYNHLHTDWRDQIVRIRQPTLIIGGRKSIIPWQSQSWINQSIPNSELEIFEAAEGGGHFMFIENPEKFNRRVLQFLSRKNSHN; from the coding sequence ATGCAAAGGAAACTCTTTAAAACGTCTGATGGCGTTGAAATGAGCTATATCAGCACAGGTGAGGGAAAACCGATCGTGATGCTTCACGGCTGGTCGCAGTCAGCAGAACAATTCAAAGATCAAATTCCCGCTTTTGCCGAACATTATCATACGATCGCGGTCGATTTACGAGGACACGGTGAGTCAGAAAAAGTATCGTTCGGTTATCGAATCTCTCGCCTATCCAAAGATATTCAGGAATTGATCGGCGCTCTGCAACTCGAAAAGCCGCATCTACTAGGTCATTCAATGGGATGTGCCATCATCTGGAGCTATCTCGACCTATTCGGCTTAGATGAAATTGATCGGTTAGTGTTGGTTGATCAATCGCCACTGGGAACGTTGCGAACGCATTGGAACGCTCAAGAAATAGCAGAGTCGGGGGCAGTTTTTACTGCTGAACAACTCAATGCAGCAGTACACACCTTAGAGAACGGCAACGCCGAGGAACTGACTCGAAACATCCTGACTTCAATGGTCACACCAGCGATGTCAACCGAACAATTCGAGTGGATCGTCGAGTGCAATCAACGCTTGCCCCGAGCGATCGCTGCGACGCTGCTATACAACCATCTTCATACGGACTGGCGCGATCAAATTGTCAGGATTCGTCAGCCAACCCTGATTATTGGTGGCAGAAAAAGTATTATTCCGTGGCAATCGCAGTCCTGGATCAATCAAAGCATTCCTAACTCTGAGTTGGAAATCTTTGAAGCGGCTGAAGGCGGCGGACATTTCATGTTCATCGAGAATCCAGAAAAGTTCAACCGACGAGTTTTGCAGTTCTTATCGAGAAAAAATTCCCACAATTGA
- a CDS encoding GMC family oxidoreductase — protein MTHYDYIVIGAGSAGCVVANRLTEDPETTVLLLEAGNPASQPEIQTPSAWTSLLGTDVDWAYWTEPEPGLDGRKIYCPRGKVVGGSSAINAMIYVRGNRHDFDHWQALGNPGWSYKDVLPYFKRSENQQRGASEFHGVDGPLSVTDPIAPSVINAQFIEAAAELGYDRNVDFNGAQQEGAGLYQLTIKDGKRHSAAAAFLVPILDRPNLTVQTSALVTRVLFEGTRAVGVEYQQQGTLHQVYVHQEVLLSAGVFDSPKLLMLSGIGNAEHLQSLNIPVLADLPGVGQNLQDHPLVGIGYQSAQTLPPLTPTSNLVEAGFFVRSSSNKTTPDLQFLFSPALWVGSAIAPDIPGFTFIVSLVKPQSRGSVTLQSGNAAAPPVIQVNYLQHEADLQALVNGIKIARQLAHADAFAEIVDTELAPGLDVTSDAAIAAYIRQAVNTFWHPVGTCKMGTDPMAVVDPELRVHGSEGLRIVDASIMPTIVTGNTNAPTIMIAEQAADLIKAAHSLPLAKPTVGIAHQSLQSLVSARGRHQKGEYAKETL, from the coding sequence ATGACTCACTATGACTACATTGTGATTGGTGCTGGCTCGGCAGGCTGTGTCGTTGCCAACCGTTTGACCGAAGACCCTGAAACCACTGTGTTGTTGCTCGAAGCAGGCAATCCAGCGTCTCAACCTGAAATTCAAACGCCTTCAGCCTGGACAAGCTTGCTGGGCACGGACGTTGATTGGGCGTATTGGACTGAACCAGAACCGGGTCTTGATGGGCGAAAAATCTATTGTCCCCGTGGCAAAGTTGTGGGCGGCTCCAGTGCGATCAATGCCATGATCTACGTGCGCGGTAATCGTCACGATTTCGACCATTGGCAAGCACTCGGCAATCCAGGCTGGAGCTATAAGGATGTTTTGCCCTACTTCAAGCGATCGGAAAACCAGCAACGCGGCGCATCCGAATTTCACGGAGTGGATGGACCTTTGAGCGTGACTGATCCGATCGCACCTTCCGTCATCAATGCCCAATTTATCGAAGCTGCCGCAGAACTTGGCTACGATCGCAATGTCGATTTCAACGGGGCACAGCAAGAAGGTGCGGGACTGTACCAACTAACCATCAAAGATGGCAAGCGACACAGTGCCGCTGCCGCCTTTCTTGTCCCGATTCTCGATCGTCCCAATTTAACGGTGCAAACCAGTGCGTTAGTCACTCGCGTATTGTTCGAGGGTACTCGTGCCGTTGGAGTCGAGTATCAGCAGCAGGGAACACTACATCAAGTTTATGTCCACCAGGAAGTACTTCTGTCAGCGGGTGTGTTCGATTCACCCAAACTGCTAATGCTCTCTGGTATTGGTAACGCGGAACATCTACAGTCCTTAAACATCCCAGTGCTTGCTGATTTGCCGGGGGTGGGGCAGAATCTGCAAGATCATCCGCTGGTTGGCATAGGCTATCAGTCAGCTCAAACGCTACCGCCCCTCACACCCACGAGTAATCTCGTCGAAGCGGGATTCTTTGTGCGTAGCAGCAGCAATAAGACCACACCTGATTTACAGTTTCTCTTCAGTCCAGCACTCTGGGTTGGTTCAGCGATCGCTCCTGACATTCCAGGCTTTACCTTTATTGTGAGCTTGGTCAAGCCTCAAAGTCGGGGTTCTGTAACGTTGCAATCCGGGAATGCGGCTGCTCCACCTGTCATTCAAGTGAACTACCTTCAGCATGAGGCTGATTTACAAGCCCTGGTCAACGGCATTAAAATCGCTCGTCAACTCGCTCATGCTGATGCCTTTGCTGAAATCGTGGACACGGAATTGGCTCCTGGCTTAGATGTCACCAGTGATGCCGCAATCGCGGCTTATATTCGACAAGCAGTGAATACCTTTTGGCATCCGGTCGGCACCTGCAAAATGGGCACTGACCCAATGGCAGTGGTTGACCCTGAATTACGAGTACATGGGAGCGAGGGATTGCGGATCGTCGATGCTTCCATCATGCCAACGATCGTTACAGGCAATACGAACGCGCCGACCATCATGATCGCTGAACAAGCCGCCGATTTAATTAAAGCTGCACATTCATTACCGTTGGCGAAGCCTACCGTAGGTATCGCCCATCAATCTTTGCAAAGTCTTGTCTCTGCGCGTGGAAGACATCAGAAAGGAGAATATGCAAAGGAAACTCTTTAA
- a CDS encoding alternative oxidase, producing MKILIQVIVSFFVFIVDVVYGDRSYARFYVLETIARVPYFSYLSVLHLYETLGFWRRADLLKVHFAEAWNELHHLLIMESQGGNRYWGDRFLAQHVAVAYYWVVVLLYMLSPRYAYYLMELIEDHAYHTYDDYLKTHGEELKTQPAPQVAIDYYRDGDLYMFEEVQMATGGKFRHPQVNNLYDVFINIREDECAHVKTIEALQEPDARQSFYSPHTVFMAAKALPIDGEV from the coding sequence GTGAAAATTTTGATTCAAGTGATTGTTAGTTTTTTCGTATTCATTGTAGATGTCGTCTACGGCGATCGCTCCTATGCCCGATTTTATGTGCTGGAAACGATCGCCCGTGTGCCTTACTTTTCCTATCTCTCGGTACTGCATCTTTACGAAACGCTGGGTTTCTGGCGTAGAGCAGATTTGTTAAAAGTACACTTTGCCGAAGCTTGGAACGAACTGCATCATCTGTTAATTATGGAATCACAGGGAGGTAATCGCTACTGGGGCGATCGCTTCCTCGCGCAACATGTTGCAGTGGCTTACTATTGGGTCGTCGTACTGCTTTATATGCTGTCTCCCAGGTACGCTTACTATCTGATGGAATTGATTGAAGATCATGCATATCACACCTACGACGACTACTTAAAAACTCATGGGGAGGAACTGAAAACTCAACCCGCTCCTCAAGTGGCGATCGACTACTACCGCGATGGCGATCTCTACATGTTTGAAGAGGTGCAGATGGCAACCGGGGGAAAGTTTCGTCATCCTCAGGTGAACAATCTTTACGACGTGTTTATCAACATTCGTGAGGATGAATGCGCCCATGTGAAAACAATAGAAGCACTCCAGGAACCGGATGCGCGGCAGAGCTTCTACAGTCCTCATACGGTTTTTATGGCAGCAAAAGCCTTACCGATCGACGGAGAGGTTTGA
- a CDS encoding DUF4331 domain-containing protein — translation MSHHLDSPTAKEDGRVDITDVYVFAGESTDTTVLIMAVNPLAGEVSPTTFRAGALYDFKIDTNADVIEDLDFRATFGEPDSSGIQRIELRRLEGSAAAEYGSTGKIIAAGNTGETISIDGGGCLWTGLVADPFFFNLGAFGQFAKLILEENRFDPSVFNTAQNALAGHNVTAIVLELPNAALGAETIYLWGTTTIQHEGKWKTINRAATPLVQQVFIQDEHLKDAYNKSLPREDVPKYGEAIAAFTAKVTQLAGTTTDPQAYGQQVVQFLFPDVLTYNPQLPIGYGFAGRNGRALADDTPDVILSLLANTPFSDRVGKPDGLRTHFPYLAEPNSK, via the coding sequence ATGTCACACCATCTCGATTCCCCAACTGCCAAGGAAGATGGACGCGTAGACATTACAGATGTCTATGTATTTGCAGGCGAATCTACAGATACCACAGTTTTAATCATGGCGGTTAATCCTTTAGCGGGTGAAGTCTCGCCAACCACATTTCGAGCAGGCGCACTCTATGATTTCAAAATTGATACCAATGCTGACGTAATTGAAGACCTTGATTTCCGCGCTACGTTTGGAGAGCCTGATTCAAGCGGTATTCAGCGGATCGAACTGCGCCGCTTGGAAGGTAGTGCTGCCGCAGAGTATGGTAGTACTGGCAAAATCATTGCGGCAGGCAATACAGGTGAGACCATCTCGATCGATGGCGGCGGATGCCTCTGGACGGGATTGGTCGCTGATCCCTTCTTCTTCAATTTGGGGGCGTTTGGGCAATTTGCCAAGCTGATTCTAGAAGAAAATCGGTTCGATCCCAGTGTGTTCAATACGGCTCAAAATGCCTTAGCAGGGCATAATGTGACCGCGATCGTCTTAGAATTACCCAACGCTGCTCTCGGTGCTGAAACGATTTATCTGTGGGGCACCACGACCATTCAGCATGAAGGCAAGTGGAAAACCATCAACCGTGCAGCAACTCCACTGGTTCAGCAAGTTTTCATTCAAGACGAACATTTGAAAGATGCTTACAACAAATCGCTGCCCCGTGAGGATGTTCCTAAGTATGGCGAGGCGATCGCCGCATTCACTGCCAAGGTGACTCAACTTGCAGGTACTACAACCGATCCCCAAGCCTATGGGCAGCAGGTAGTGCAGTTTCTCTTTCCTGATGTTTTGACCTATAACCCGCAGTTGCCAATCGGCTATGGGTTTGCTGGAAGGAATGGGAGAGCACTGGCAGACGATACCCCAGACGTGATTTTAAGCCTGCTGGCAAATACACCCTTCTCAGACCGAGTAGGTAAGCCAGATGGATTGCGAACCCATTTTCCCTATTTGGCAGAGCCAAACTCTAAATAA
- a CDS encoding SDR family NAD(P)-dependent oxidoreductase: MNQLVNKSVLVTGASSGIGAVYADRFAKRGYDLVLVARDRTRMEALAERLRRETGVAVDILQADLTDAGELAQVEERLRSDAHISILLNNAGVSTASSFADQSPDEVAKIINLNITALTRLTSAVAPRFAKTGDGAIINISSVVGLAPEFGMTIYGATKAFVLFLTQGLHLELGPKGVYVQAVLPASTRTEIWERAGWDMNAVPPTMEVDELVDAALVGFDRHETVTIPSLPDADQWKTFDTARQSMISNFNQVHAAARYHLAS, encoded by the coding sequence ATGAACCAACTAGTCAATAAGAGCGTACTCGTTACTGGAGCATCCAGTGGAATCGGTGCCGTCTATGCCGATCGCTTCGCAAAGCGTGGCTACGATCTCGTGCTGGTAGCGCGCGATCGCACCCGAATGGAAGCTTTAGCCGAACGACTACGCCGGGAAACCGGGGTGGCAGTTGACATCCTTCAGGCGGATCTCACCGATGCTGGTGAACTCGCCCAGGTGGAGGAGCGGTTACGTTCTGACGCGCACATTAGTATCTTACTTAACAATGCTGGTGTCAGTACTGCCAGCAGTTTCGCAGATCAAAGCCCGGACGAGGTGGCTAAAATCATCAACCTCAACATCACAGCGCTGACACGGCTTACGAGTGCGGTTGCCCCACGGTTCGCCAAGACAGGCGATGGCGCGATTATTAACATCAGTTCGGTGGTCGGGCTAGCACCGGAATTCGGTATGACCATCTATGGTGCAACCAAAGCCTTCGTCCTGTTCCTCACCCAGGGTCTCCACCTTGAGCTTGGCCCCAAAGGTGTCTATGTCCAGGCTGTGCTACCAGCATCAACACGGACGGAAATCTGGGAGCGAGCGGGTTGGGATATGAATGCGGTACCGCCTACTATGGAAGTGGATGAACTGGTGGATGCTGCCCTTGTTGGCTTCGATCGCCATGAGACCGTGACCATCCCATCGCTCCCCGATGCAGACCAGTGGAAAACCTTTGACACTGCTCGGCAGAGCATGATCTCAAATTTCAACCAGGTACATGCAGCCGCCCGCTATCACCTCGCCTCATAA
- a CDS encoding VOC family protein, which yields MKLEVVVLPVSDVDQAKDFYKTLGWRLDADFVTDEDFRVVQLTPPGSEASIIFGSGVTLAAPGSVQGLYLIVYDIEAARAELVDRGVEVSEVFHDVGGVFHHAGTEGRVPGPDPQRRDYASFASFSDRDGNGWLLQEVKTRAPGR from the coding sequence ATGAAACTCGAAGTTGTGGTATTGCCCGTCTCCGATGTCGATCAAGCCAAGGACTTCTATAAAACTTTGGGATGGCGGCTAGATGCCGATTTTGTCACCGATGAGGACTTCCGAGTGGTGCAGTTGACCCCTCCTGGCTCGGAGGCTTCAATCATCTTCGGCAGTGGTGTTACATTAGCCGCGCCCGGTTCAGTTCAGGGTCTATACCTCATCGTTTACGACATCGAGGCAGCCCGCGCCGAACTCGTCGATCGGGGTGTCGAGGTGAGTGAGGTGTTCCACGACGTGGGCGGGGTCTTCCACCACGCCGGAACCGAGGGACGAGTACCTGGCCCCGATCCACAACGTCGTGACTATGCCTCGTTTGCCTCGTTCAGCGATCGAGACGGCAATGGTTGGTTGCTCCAAGAGGTGAAGACGCGGGCCCCCGGACGGTAA
- a CDS encoding DsbA family protein, which produces MNQDSNFNQLFVPPSQRDRYQGMLNAPIILVEYGNYQCLQSREMHQLIQAIVQDFNSGLTEKNSICVVFRHFIEHSIYPQAQKAAEAAEAAGAQGQFWQMHEMLLNHQEALGNGYLVEYANDLGLDIYKFLQDISKQVHVDRINQDIESGRQSGVVTAPALFINGIRYRARWNMEQLMPAIIAASNEVL; this is translated from the coding sequence ATGAATCAAGATAGTAATTTTAATCAACTTTTTGTTCCACCTTCCCAACGCGATCGCTATCAGGGGATGCTCAATGCCCCGATCATACTCGTGGAATATGGAAATTACCAATGTCTTCAGTCCCGGGAAATGCATCAGTTGATTCAGGCAATTGTGCAAGATTTCAATTCCGGGCTGACTGAGAAAAATTCGATTTGTGTAGTGTTTCGTCACTTTATTGAACATTCAATCTATCCTCAAGCACAAAAGGCAGCTGAAGCAGCGGAAGCAGCAGGAGCGCAAGGTCAGTTTTGGCAGATGCACGAGATGCTGCTCAACCACCAAGAAGCATTGGGAAACGGCTATCTCGTTGAGTATGCCAATGATTTAGGTCTCGACATTTACAAATTTTTGCAGGATATCTCCAAACAAGTCCATGTTGACCGCATCAATCAAGATATCGAAAGTGGTCGCCAAAGTGGAGTCGTGACTGCACCAGCTTTGTTTATTAATGGAATTCGGTATCGCGCTCGCTGGAACATGGAGCAGTTAATGCCAGCCATTATCGCTGCAAGTAATGAAGTGCTTTGA
- a CDS encoding response regulator, which produces MSQSTAIRVLIVDDHSIVRQGLAAMIENEPDMTVVGQGGNGQEAIAQYKQLQPDVTLIDLRMPQVSGVDAIVAICAEFAHARMIVLTTYDGDEDIYRALRAGAKGYLLKDAEPDALLNAIHIVHRGQQYIPSEVAAKLVERMNIPELSDREQEVVRQMVLGLSNHDIAAALNITESTVKFHINRILSKLGVSDRTQAVITALKRGLAKL; this is translated from the coding sequence ATGAGTCAGTCTACAGCAATCCGCGTTTTGATTGTTGACGATCACTCGATTGTCCGGCAAGGACTGGCTGCAATGATTGAGAATGAGCCGGATATGACGGTAGTAGGTCAAGGGGGTAACGGGCAGGAAGCGATCGCTCAATATAAACAACTCCAGCCTGATGTCACCTTAATCGACTTGCGGATGCCCCAGGTAAGCGGCGTTGATGCGATCGTCGCCATCTGCGCTGAATTCGCCCATGCCCGGATGATTGTACTGACCACTTATGACGGGGACGAAGATATTTATCGAGCATTACGCGCCGGAGCCAAAGGTTATCTGCTGAAGGACGCTGAACCGGATGCACTCCTGAATGCGATTCATATTGTTCATAGAGGACAACAATATATTCCTTCCGAAGTCGCTGCCAAACTGGTGGAACGGATGAACATTCCAGAGTTGAGCGATCGAGAACAAGAGGTTGTTCGTCAGATGGTGCTTGGCTTGAGTAATCATGATATTGCTGCGGCTTTGAATATTACTGAAAGTACTGTCAAATTTCACATCAACCGAATTCTGAGCAAATTAGGCGTGAGCGATCGCACTCAAGCGGTGATTACTGCATTGAAGCGGGGACTCGCCAAGTTGTGA